A genomic window from Arthrobacter sp. FW305-BF8 includes:
- a CDS encoding type 1 glutamine amidotransferase domain-containing protein, whose amino-acid sequence MSEYDITGKRVAFLLTDGVEQVELTSPWDAVKNAGGEPVLVAPKSGKLQGFEGVEKGDTFDVDLTLQDANAADFHALVIPGGVVNADHLRVDKDAQAFARSFFEQHKPVAAICHGPWLLIDAGVVKGRNLTSYHTLATDLRNAGANWSDQEVVVDQGFVTSRKPDDLPAFNNKVLEEIAEGEHAGQTA is encoded by the coding sequence ATGTCAGAGTACGACATCACCGGCAAGAGGGTCGCCTTCCTGCTGACGGACGGCGTGGAGCAGGTCGAACTGACCAGCCCGTGGGACGCCGTCAAGAACGCCGGCGGCGAACCTGTCCTGGTGGCTCCGAAGAGCGGAAAGCTCCAGGGTTTTGAGGGCGTCGAAAAGGGCGACACCTTCGACGTCGACCTGACCCTGCAGGATGCCAACGCCGCGGACTTCCACGCCCTGGTGATCCCGGGCGGCGTGGTGAACGCCGACCACCTCAGGGTGGACAAGGACGCGCAGGCGTTTGCCCGCAGCTTCTTTGAACAGCACAAGCCGGTGGCGGCTATCTGCCATGGCCCTTGGCTGCTCATCGATGCGGGCGTCGTCAAGGGCAGGAACCTCACCTCCTACCACACACTGGCCACCGACCTGCGAAACGCGGGGGCCAACTGGAGCGACCAGGAAGTCGTGGTGGACCAGGGCTTCGTGACCAGCAGGAAGCCGGACGACCTGCCCGCATTCAATAACAAGGTGCTCGAGGAGATCGCCGAAGGCGAGCACGCCGGGCAGACCGCCTGA
- the coaE gene encoding dephospho-CoA kinase: MLKIGLTGGIASGKSLVATRLEELGAVLVDADAIAREVVEPGTPGLAAVVEAFGPDILDGEGRLDRPRLGAIVFQEPERRAELNGIVHPLVRERAAAVIAAAPGDAVVVQDIPLLVETGQQKNFHLVLVVDAPEDVRVQRMTGHRGMTEADARSRIAAQASRQDRIAAADVVLPNSGTRAELLATVDRLWEGRLVPFARNISQAAVAGRSGAPLLVAPDPDWPRQAACLAERLKAAAPEGLLAVDHIGSTSVPGLDAKDVIDLQLAVADLATADRIAPLLGAAGFPLWPGVLMDSPHGPFDPSAWSKRLHGNADPARPVNVHVRVAGSPGWRFALCFRDWLRTDPAAREEYAAEKHRVAALHAADANTSGYADDKEAWFRDVGAPGMERWAESSGWHPPSYVSSAASAGQC; this comes from the coding sequence GTGCTGAAGATTGGGTTGACCGGCGGCATCGCCTCGGGGAAGTCGCTGGTGGCGACGCGCCTGGAAGAACTGGGAGCAGTGCTCGTCGATGCCGACGCGATCGCCCGTGAAGTGGTGGAACCGGGAACTCCGGGGCTGGCCGCCGTCGTGGAAGCGTTCGGCCCGGACATCCTCGACGGCGAGGGCCGGCTGGACCGGCCGCGCCTCGGGGCCATCGTGTTCCAGGAGCCGGAACGGCGTGCCGAGCTCAACGGCATCGTGCATCCGCTGGTGCGCGAACGCGCCGCTGCCGTGATTGCGGCCGCGCCTGGGGACGCGGTGGTGGTGCAGGACATCCCGCTCCTGGTGGAAACCGGACAACAGAAGAACTTTCACCTCGTGCTGGTGGTGGACGCGCCCGAGGATGTCCGGGTGCAGCGCATGACCGGGCACCGCGGAATGACGGAAGCGGACGCCCGTTCGCGGATAGCGGCCCAGGCGTCCCGCCAGGACCGGATTGCCGCTGCGGACGTGGTCCTTCCCAACTCCGGCACGCGTGCGGAACTGCTGGCCACGGTGGACCGTCTGTGGGAGGGGCGGCTCGTGCCCTTTGCGCGGAACATCAGCCAGGCCGCGGTGGCCGGCCGCAGCGGGGCACCCCTCCTGGTGGCCCCGGATCCCGACTGGCCGCGCCAGGCCGCCTGCCTGGCTGAGCGGCTCAAGGCCGCCGCTCCGGAGGGTTTACTGGCCGTGGACCACATCGGGTCCACGTCGGTTCCTGGCCTCGACGCGAAGGACGTCATCGACCTGCAGCTCGCGGTCGCTGATCTCGCGACGGCAGACCGGATTGCGCCCCTGCTGGGCGCCGCGGGGTTCCCGCTCTGGCCGGGCGTCCTGATGGACAGCCCCCACGGGCCCTTTGACCCCTCTGCCTGGTCCAAGCGCCTGCACGGCAACGCCGATCCGGCCCGTCCGGTGAATGTCCATGTCCGGGTGGCCGGTTCGCCGGGCTGGCGGTTTGCCCTCTGCTTCCGCGACTGGCTGCGCACCGATCCGGCGGCCCGGGAGGAGTATGCCGCGGAGAAGCACAGGGTGGCCGCCCTGCACGCCGCCGACGCCAACACGTCCGGCTACGCGGACGACAAAGAGGCCTGGTTCCGCGACGTCGGGGCACCCGGAATGGAACGGTGGGCCGAAAGCAGCGGCTGGCACCCGCCGTCGTACGTTTCAAGCGCCGCCAGCGCGGGTCAATGCTGA
- a CDS encoding IMPACT family protein: MSYTWAVQEQESRASAYTTLAAGDGFRHEIEIKRSRFITVLRRAGTEEDARALVSDLRREFHDARHHCSAFVLGPDRDIQRSSDDGEPSGTAGIPMLEALLRRETAPGVTDLSDLSAVVVRYFGGILLGAGGLVRAYSESVSTALELAPLVQRRRLRICAVRVPHAAAGRLENDLRSAGYAMAETGYETQSTVLRLALPDEPGDLAAAADRLAALTAGSAALQREDTEWIDVPR, from the coding sequence ATGTCCTACACTTGGGCGGTGCAAGAACAAGAGAGCAGGGCATCCGCGTACACCACACTGGCAGCCGGGGACGGCTTCCGCCATGAGATCGAGATCAAGCGCTCCCGGTTCATCACCGTCCTGCGGCGGGCGGGGACCGAAGAGGATGCCCGCGCGCTGGTGTCTGACCTTCGCCGCGAGTTCCATGACGCCCGGCACCATTGCTCGGCGTTCGTTCTAGGGCCGGACCGGGACATCCAGCGGTCCAGCGACGACGGCGAACCCTCCGGCACCGCCGGAATCCCCATGCTGGAGGCCCTGCTCCGGCGCGAAACCGCACCCGGGGTGACGGACCTCAGCGACCTAAGTGCCGTCGTAGTGCGCTACTTCGGCGGAATTCTGCTGGGAGCCGGCGGGCTGGTGCGCGCCTACTCCGAATCAGTCTCGACGGCGCTGGAACTGGCACCGCTGGTGCAGCGCCGGCGGCTGCGCATCTGTGCCGTCCGGGTACCACACGCCGCGGCAGGGCGCCTCGAGAACGACCTGCGCAGCGCGGGCTATGCGATGGCGGAGACCGGCTACGAAACCCAGTCCACAGTCCTGCGCCTCGCGCTGCCGGACGAGCCGGGAGACCTGGCCGCGGCGGCCGACCGGCTGGCTGCCCTGACCGCCGGAAGTGCAGCCCTCCAGCGCGAGGACACTGAGTGGATTGACGTTCCGCGATGA
- the rpsA gene encoding 30S ribosomal protein S1: MTITSTEKPGTPVVAINDIGTAEDFLAAVDATIKYFNDGDLVEGTVVKVDRDEVLLDIGYKTEGVIPSRELSIKHDVDPGDVVSVGDQVEALVLTKEDKEGRLILSKKRAQYERAWGDIEKVKEEDGVVTGTVIEVVKGGLILDIGLRGFLPASLVEMRRVRDLAPYIGQQIEAKIIELDKNRNNVVLSRRAWLEQTQSEVRSTFLNKLEKGQVRPGVVSSIVNFGAFVDLGGVDGLVHVSELSWKHIDHPSEVVEVGQEVTVEVLEVDLDRERVSLSLKATQEDPWQTFARTHALGQVVPGKVTKLVPFGAFVRVEDGIEGLVHISELAVRHVELAEQVVSVGDELFVKVIDIDLERRRISLSLKQANEGVDADSTEFDPALYGMAAEYDEEGNYKYPEGFDPESNEWLEGYENQRAAWEQQYADAQTRWEAHKKQVSQHAADDAAAATSGESDSGTTSYSSEPAATDSGAGTLASDEALAALREKLTGN; the protein is encoded by the coding sequence ATGACCATCACCTCCACCGAGAAGCCCGGTACCCCCGTAGTCGCAATCAACGACATCGGTACCGCTGAGGACTTCCTCGCAGCTGTCGACGCGACCATCAAGTACTTCAACGACGGAGACCTCGTCGAAGGTACCGTCGTCAAGGTCGACCGCGACGAAGTTCTGCTCGACATCGGTTACAAGACCGAAGGTGTCATTCCCTCCCGCGAGCTTTCCATCAAGCACGACGTTGACCCCGGAGATGTCGTCTCCGTTGGCGATCAGGTCGAAGCCCTGGTGCTCACCAAGGAAGACAAAGAAGGCCGCCTGATCCTCTCCAAGAAGCGTGCTCAGTACGAGCGTGCCTGGGGCGACATCGAGAAGGTCAAGGAAGAAGACGGTGTTGTCACCGGTACCGTCATCGAGGTTGTCAAGGGTGGTCTTATCCTCGACATCGGTCTGCGCGGCTTCCTGCCCGCATCCCTCGTCGAGATGCGCCGTGTGCGCGACCTGGCTCCGTACATCGGTCAGCAGATCGAAGCCAAGATCATCGAGCTGGACAAGAACCGCAACAACGTTGTGCTGTCCCGCCGTGCATGGCTCGAGCAGACCCAGTCCGAGGTCCGCTCCACGTTCCTCAACAAGCTGGAAAAGGGCCAGGTCCGTCCCGGCGTCGTTTCCTCCATCGTCAACTTCGGTGCCTTCGTGGACCTGGGCGGCGTAGACGGCCTGGTTCACGTTTCCGAGCTGTCCTGGAAGCACATCGACCACCCGTCCGAGGTTGTCGAAGTTGGCCAGGAAGTCACCGTCGAGGTTCTCGAGGTCGACCTGGACCGCGAGCGCGTTTCCCTGTCGCTCAAGGCTACGCAGGAAGATCCGTGGCAGACCTTCGCCCGCACCCACGCCCTCGGCCAGGTTGTTCCGGGTAAGGTCACCAAGCTCGTTCCGTTCGGTGCGTTCGTTCGCGTCGAGGACGGCATCGAAGGCCTCGTTCACATCTCCGAACTGGCTGTCCGCCACGTTGAGCTGGCTGAGCAGGTTGTCTCCGTTGGCGACGAACTGTTCGTCAAGGTCATCGACATCGACCTCGAGCGCCGCCGCATCTCCCTCTCCCTCAAGCAGGCGAACGAGGGCGTTGACGCCGACAGCACCGAGTTCGATCCGGCTCTGTACGGCATGGCCGCTGAGTACGACGAAGAGGGCAACTACAAGTACCCGGAGGGCTTCGATCCGGAGTCCAACGAGTGGCTTGAAGGCTACGAGAACCAGCGCGCCGCCTGGGAGCAGCAGTACGCTGACGCCCAGACCCGCTGGGAAGCCCACAAGAAGCAGGTTTCCCAGCACGCTGCCGACGACGCTGCTGCAGCAACGTCCGGTGAGAGCGACTCCGGCACCACCAGCTACTCCTCCGAGCCGGCTGCCACCGATTCCGGTGCAGGCACGCTTGCTTCGGACGAGGCGCTTGCCGCTCTGCGCGAGAAGCTGACCGGCAACTAA
- a CDS encoding GNAT family N-acetyltransferase produces MSNLSADYEIRRFQAAATDDPAYAESVAWMRAVAFGIHDARRSDERVDKSIELQRTDGRVLTGVYQVGTVAGHSLGADVPVATFGTMTKTLNIGFGRLLDTRLVTAVTVRTSHRRRGLLRRMMGEALAREEGLAMAALTASEASIYGRFGFGVATSEQGREDGHHGGFPAQPHPGGQRRGGRPQSAAGPGSGGLRPPAPQHARIHRPARVLPAVRLGIRQPRRGRRPEGQGGVALRAGGDVDGYVSYRFAGWSSTPYTMEVVDLVAATGAAYLELWQYLAAIDLVDRITWEEAPVDDTLRWALEDARCVEASEARDMLWLRILDVKRALEARHYPADGRLVLNVADSLGLTGGTFTVDAEGGGAVVTSGGGGAPDLELDVAALSAIYLGGVSPVTLAASGRILEHTPGAAFRAARMFAVERPPHCLTHF; encoded by the coding sequence GTGTCTAATCTGAGCGCTGACTATGAAATCCGTCGGTTCCAAGCGGCTGCCACAGACGATCCTGCATACGCGGAGTCGGTTGCCTGGATGCGGGCGGTAGCCTTCGGCATCCACGATGCCCGGCGCAGCGATGAACGGGTGGACAAAAGCATCGAGCTGCAGCGCACGGACGGGCGCGTCCTGACCGGGGTGTACCAGGTTGGAACGGTGGCCGGTCACTCACTCGGAGCGGACGTGCCCGTTGCCACCTTCGGGACCATGACCAAGACGCTGAACATCGGCTTTGGCCGGTTGCTGGACACCCGGCTGGTGACCGCCGTGACGGTCCGCACTTCACACCGGCGCCGCGGCCTGCTGCGCCGCATGATGGGGGAGGCCCTGGCCCGGGAGGAAGGCCTGGCGATGGCAGCGCTCACGGCGTCCGAGGCCTCGATCTATGGCCGGTTCGGGTTTGGCGTGGCCACGTCCGAGCAGGGCCGTGAAGATGGACACCACGGCGGGTTTCCGGCTCAACCACACCCCGGTGGGCAGCGTCGAGGTGGCCGACCCCAAAGTGCTGCTGGACCTGGCTCCGGAGGTCTTCGACCGCCTGCACCGCAGCACGCCCGGATCCATCGGCCGGCACGAGTTCTACCGGCAGTTCGCCTCGGGATCCGTCAGCCGCGACGGGGGCGAAGACCCGAAGGTCAAGGTGGCGTTGCACTACGGGCCGGCGGCGACGTGGACGGCTACGTCTCGTACAGGTTTGCCGGCTGGTCCAGCACCCCGTACACCATGGAGGTGGTGGACCTGGTCGCGGCGACAGGAGCGGCGTACCTCGAGCTGTGGCAGTACCTGGCCGCCATCGACCTGGTGGACCGGATCACCTGGGAGGAAGCGCCGGTGGACGATACGCTGCGGTGGGCCCTCGAGGACGCGCGCTGCGTGGAGGCCTCGGAAGCGCGGGACATGCTCTGGCTGCGGATCCTCGACGTGAAGCGGGCCCTGGAAGCCCGCCACTACCCGGCCGACGGGCGGCTGGTGCTGAATGTCGCCGACTCCCTCGGCCTGACCGGCGGCACCTTCACCGTGGACGCTGAGGGCGGCGGCGCTGTGGTCACCTCCGGAGGCGGCGGCGCGCCGGACCTCGAGCTGGATGTCGCGGCGCTGTCCGCCATCTACCTCGGTGGAGTCAGCCCCGTGACCTTGGCGGCGTCGGGACGCATTCTGGAGCACACGCCGGGCGCGGCGTTCCGCGCCGCCCGCATGTTCGCCGTCGAACGTCCGCCGCACTGCCTGACGCATTTCTAG
- the uvrB gene encoding excinuclease ABC subunit UvrB → MSLAQEVNRVVAPFEVISEFKPAGDQPAAIAELTERIRNGEKDVVLLGATGTGKSATTAWLVEQIQRPTLVMVQNKTLAAQLANEFRELLPNNAVEYFVSYYDYYQPEAYVAQTDTFIEKDSSINEEVERLRHSATNALLTRRDVIVVATVSCIYGLGTPEEYIAGMVTLRKGDEMNRDHLLRKFVSMQYVRNDMDFHRGTFRVRGDTVEIIPMYEELAIRIEFFGDEIENIHTLHPLTGEVIRDEEEMYVFPASHYVAGPERMARAIKRIEDELADRLKVLESQNKLVEAQRLRMRTTYDLEMMQQMGFCNGIENYSSHIDGRAPGTAPHCLLDYFPDDFLLVIDESHVTVPQIGAMYEGDMSRKRNLVDFGFRLPSAMDNRPLKWDEFLQRVGQTVYLSATPGKYELGKADGFVQQIIRPTGLIDPEVVVKPTKGQIDDLLGEIKTRTEKNERVLVTTLTKRMAEDLTDYLLGHGIKVEYLHSDVDTLRRVELLRELRMGVFDVLVGINLLREGLDLPEVSLVSILDADKEGFLRSSTSLIQTIGRAARNVSGQVHMYADRITDSMAHAIDETNRRRAIQVAYNTENGIDPQPLRKKIADITDQLAKEDADTDALLGSFDYGKGKRGITAAAKGGKAAKKGAATVRADGLAAAPAEDLVGLIEQLTEQMHGAAAELQFEVAARIRDEVSELKKELRQMQSAGHA, encoded by the coding sequence ATGAGTCTTGCGCAGGAGGTCAACCGGGTCGTCGCGCCCTTCGAGGTCATCAGCGAGTTCAAGCCGGCCGGTGACCAGCCGGCGGCCATCGCCGAACTCACCGAACGCATCAGGAACGGTGAAAAGGACGTGGTCCTGCTTGGTGCCACCGGCACCGGTAAGAGCGCCACTACGGCCTGGCTGGTAGAACAGATCCAGCGGCCCACGCTGGTGATGGTCCAAAACAAGACCCTGGCTGCCCAACTGGCCAACGAGTTCCGCGAGCTGCTGCCCAACAACGCCGTGGAGTACTTCGTCTCCTACTACGACTACTACCAGCCTGAGGCGTATGTGGCGCAGACGGACACCTTTATCGAGAAGGACTCCTCCATCAATGAGGAAGTGGAACGGCTCCGGCACTCCGCCACCAACGCCCTGCTGACCCGCCGCGACGTGATCGTGGTGGCCACGGTGTCCTGCATCTACGGCCTCGGTACGCCGGAAGAGTACATCGCCGGCATGGTGACGCTGCGCAAGGGCGACGAAATGAACCGGGACCATTTGCTCCGGAAGTTCGTTTCCATGCAGTACGTGCGCAATGACATGGACTTCCACCGCGGCACCTTCCGTGTCCGCGGCGATACCGTGGAAATCATCCCCATGTACGAGGAACTGGCCATCCGGATCGAGTTTTTCGGTGACGAGATTGAGAACATCCACACGCTGCATCCGCTGACCGGTGAAGTAATCCGGGACGAGGAGGAAATGTATGTCTTTCCGGCCTCGCACTATGTTGCCGGACCCGAGCGCATGGCCCGGGCAATCAAGCGGATCGAGGATGAACTCGCCGACCGGCTGAAGGTCCTGGAAAGCCAGAACAAACTCGTCGAAGCCCAGCGGCTGCGGATGCGCACCACGTACGACCTCGAGATGATGCAGCAGATGGGCTTCTGCAACGGCATCGAAAACTACTCGTCGCACATTGACGGCCGTGCCCCCGGTACGGCTCCGCACTGCCTCCTGGACTACTTCCCGGACGACTTCCTGCTGGTGATCGATGAATCTCACGTCACCGTCCCCCAGATCGGCGCCATGTACGAAGGCGACATGTCCCGCAAGCGGAACCTGGTGGACTTCGGGTTCCGGCTGCCCTCCGCCATGGACAACCGCCCGCTCAAGTGGGACGAATTCCTCCAACGCGTAGGCCAGACGGTCTACTTGTCTGCCACGCCCGGCAAATACGAACTCGGCAAGGCGGACGGCTTCGTCCAGCAGATCATCCGGCCCACGGGCCTGATCGACCCCGAGGTGGTGGTCAAGCCCACCAAGGGGCAGATCGACGACCTGCTGGGGGAGATCAAGACCCGCACGGAGAAGAACGAACGCGTCCTGGTCACCACGCTCACCAAGCGGATGGCGGAGGACCTCACCGACTACCTCCTCGGCCATGGCATCAAGGTGGAGTACCTGCACTCCGACGTCGACACGCTGCGGCGTGTTGAGCTCCTCCGTGAGCTCCGGATGGGTGTGTTCGACGTTCTGGTTGGCATCAACCTGCTTCGGGAGGGCCTTGACCTGCCGGAGGTCTCCCTGGTGAGCATCCTGGACGCGGACAAGGAAGGCTTCCTGCGGTCGTCAACGTCCCTGATCCAGACCATCGGCCGTGCCGCGCGCAACGTCTCGGGCCAGGTCCACATGTACGCGGATCGGATTACCGACTCCATGGCCCATGCCATCGATGAAACAAACCGGCGCCGCGCCATCCAGGTGGCCTACAACACGGAAAACGGAATCGATCCGCAACCGCTGCGGAAGAAAATCGCCGACATCACGGACCAGTTGGCCAAGGAAGACGCGGACACGGATGCGCTCTTGGGCAGCTTCGACTACGGCAAGGGCAAGCGCGGTATCACTGCGGCGGCCAAGGGCGGCAAGGCGGCCAAGAAGGGCGCTGCCACCGTCCGGGCCGACGGGCTGGCGGCGGCGCCTGCCGAGGACCTGGTGGGCCTGATCGAGCAGCTGACCGAGCAGATGCACGGAGCGGCCGCCGAGCTGCAGTTCGAAGTGGCCGCCCGGATCCGCGACGAAGTTTCCGAGCTGAAGAAGGAATTGCGGCAGATGCAGTCGGCGGGGCACGCGTAG
- the polA gene encoding DNA polymerase I, which yields MAFRAFFALPADKFSTARGQHTNAIHGFTSMLINLIKEQKPTHIAVAFDVSDDTTHRKAEYSEYKGGRNETPREMSGQIDLIDQVMAAWGIKTIKMPGYEADDILATLAAMGEKAGYEVLLVSGDRDAFQLITDNVFVLYPRKGVSDIPRMDAAAIEAKYFVSPSRYSDLAALVGETADNLPGVPGVGPKTAAKWINLYGGLEGVLEHLDAIGGKVGDALRDNVDAVKRNRKLNRLHTDLDLPVTLDELADPRPDQKAVEELFDELEFKTIRTRLFDLYASEAPAPEREPLESRDFAALADADSLRAFLEAGAGQRSALAVDVLPGRIGEDADAVAIVRDDAAAYVDLTALDADAENVLAQWLRDAGSPKVMHGYKAALKALANRGFGLEGVVDDTSISGYLIQPDRRTYELAELAQFHLNIHITPEAAKAGQLELAFDDDAAASGALVQVAAVVHKLSRFFESELRERKAEDLLATLELPVARVLADMEKTGIAVSMELMDEQLADLARVIDDAQERAFAAIGHEVNLGSPKQLQTVLFEELQLPKTKKIKSGYTTDAASLKNLLEKTGHEFLVQLMAHRESAKLRQMVETLKKSVAEDGRIHTTYAQNVAATGRISSNNPNLQNIPIRSEEGRRVRGIFVVSDGYECLLSADYSQIEMRIMAHLSGDAGLIEAYREGEDLHRFVGSSIFHVPPAEVTSAMRSKVKAMSYGLAYGLTSFGLSKQLEISVDEARNLMKDYFDRFGAVRDYLRGVVDQARVDGYTATIEGRRRYLPDLTSTDRQLRENAERIALNSPIQGSAADIIKRAMLGVHSELAAQGLKSRMLLQVHDELVLEVATGEREAVEKLVTEQMAAAAELSVPLEVQIGVGTSWYDAGH from the coding sequence ATGGCCTTCCGGGCCTTCTTCGCCCTCCCGGCCGACAAGTTCTCCACGGCCCGGGGCCAGCACACCAACGCGATCCACGGCTTCACCTCCATGCTCATCAACCTGATCAAGGAACAGAAGCCCACCCACATTGCCGTGGCCTTCGACGTCTCGGATGACACCACTCACCGCAAGGCCGAATACAGCGAGTACAAGGGTGGCCGCAACGAGACGCCCCGCGAAATGAGCGGCCAGATCGACCTCATCGACCAGGTCATGGCCGCGTGGGGCATCAAGACCATCAAGATGCCCGGCTACGAGGCGGACGACATCCTGGCCACGCTCGCAGCCATGGGTGAAAAGGCCGGCTACGAAGTCCTGCTCGTGTCCGGCGACCGCGACGCCTTCCAGCTCATCACGGACAACGTCTTCGTGCTGTACCCGAGGAAGGGCGTCAGCGACATCCCGCGCATGGACGCCGCCGCCATCGAGGCGAAGTACTTCGTCAGCCCCTCCCGGTATTCAGACCTCGCGGCCCTGGTGGGGGAGACCGCTGACAACCTGCCGGGCGTCCCGGGAGTCGGACCCAAAACGGCAGCCAAGTGGATCAATCTCTACGGCGGCCTCGAAGGCGTGCTGGAACACCTCGATGCCATCGGCGGGAAGGTGGGGGACGCGTTGCGGGACAACGTGGATGCGGTCAAGCGCAACCGGAAGCTGAACCGGCTGCACACCGACCTTGACCTCCCGGTGACGCTGGACGAGCTGGCTGACCCGCGGCCGGACCAGAAGGCTGTGGAGGAGCTCTTCGACGAGCTCGAATTCAAGACGATCCGCACCCGTCTCTTTGATCTGTACGCGAGCGAGGCGCCTGCGCCGGAGCGCGAGCCCCTGGAGAGCAGGGACTTTGCCGCGCTGGCCGACGCGGACTCGCTCCGGGCCTTCCTCGAGGCAGGGGCTGGGCAGCGGTCCGCCCTCGCCGTGGACGTGCTGCCCGGCCGGATCGGCGAGGACGCGGACGCCGTCGCCATCGTGCGGGACGACGCCGCCGCCTACGTGGACCTCACCGCGCTGGACGCCGACGCCGAAAATGTGCTGGCCCAGTGGCTCCGGGACGCGGGATCGCCGAAGGTGATGCACGGCTACAAGGCGGCGCTGAAGGCATTGGCCAACCGTGGGTTTGGTTTGGAGGGTGTGGTGGATGACACCTCCATTTCCGGCTACCTCATCCAGCCCGACCGCCGCACCTACGAACTGGCCGAACTGGCCCAGTTCCACCTGAACATCCACATCACGCCCGAGGCCGCCAAGGCCGGCCAGCTGGAGCTGGCGTTCGACGACGACGCCGCGGCGTCCGGTGCGCTGGTCCAGGTGGCCGCCGTCGTCCATAAACTGAGCCGGTTCTTCGAATCGGAACTGAGGGAGCGCAAGGCCGAGGATCTGCTGGCCACGCTGGAGCTGCCGGTGGCCCGTGTCCTCGCGGATATGGAGAAGACCGGCATCGCCGTCTCCATGGAGCTGATGGACGAACAGCTGGCGGACCTGGCCAGGGTGATCGACGATGCGCAGGAACGGGCGTTCGCCGCGATCGGCCACGAGGTGAACCTCGGTTCGCCGAAGCAGCTGCAGACGGTCCTCTTCGAGGAGCTGCAACTGCCCAAGACCAAGAAGATCAAGTCCGGGTACACCACGGACGCCGCTTCGCTGAAAAACCTGCTGGAGAAAACCGGGCATGAATTCCTGGTCCAGCTCATGGCCCACCGCGAATCGGCGAAGCTGCGGCAGATGGTGGAAACGCTGAAGAAGTCCGTGGCCGAGGACGGGCGCATCCACACCACCTACGCCCAGAACGTGGCCGCCACCGGGCGCATCTCGTCCAACAACCCCAACCTGCAGAACATCCCGATCCGCAGCGAGGAGGGCCGCCGCGTGCGGGGCATCTTCGTGGTCAGCGACGGCTACGAGTGCCTGCTGTCCGCGGACTACTCGCAGATCGAGATGCGCATCATGGCGCACCTGTCCGGCGACGCCGGCCTGATCGAGGCCTACCGCGAGGGGGAAGACCTGCACCGCTTCGTCGGCTCGTCCATCTTCCACGTGCCGCCGGCCGAGGTGACCAGCGCGATGCGCTCCAAGGTCAAGGCCATGTCCTACGGCCTGGCCTACGGGCTGACGTCCTTCGGGCTGTCAAAGCAGCTCGAGATCTCGGTGGATGAGGCCAGAAACCTCATGAAGGACTACTTTGACCGGTTCGGTGCCGTGCGGGACTACCTCCGCGGCGTGGTGGACCAGGCCAGGGTGGACGGCTACACGGCCACGATCGAGGGCCGGCGCCGCTACCTGCCGGACCTCACCAGCACAGACCGGCAGCTGCGCGAGAACGCCGAGCGCATCGCCCTCAACTCACCCATCCAGGGCTCCGCGGCGGACATCATCAAGCGTGCCATGCTCGGCGTGCACTCGGAACTGGCCGCACAGGGGCTCAAGTCACGCATGCTTTTGCAGGTCCATGACGAACTCGTGCTGGAAGTGGCCACCGGCGAACGGGAGGCAGTCGAAAAGCTCGTCACGGAGCAGATGGCCGCCGCCGCGGAACTCAGCGTTCCGCTGGAAGTCCAGATCGGCGTCGGCACCAGCTGGTACGACGCCGGCCACTAG